The Drosophila nasuta strain 15112-1781.00 chromosome 2L, ASM2355853v1, whole genome shotgun sequence genome window below encodes:
- the LOC132799025 gene encoding RNA-binding protein 7 has translation MDNFLTAMQYSAEQQQMCNALRNAYATLSNAHAVDFMNGAYLGYGPQAGPQFQAFNGAADEEYDDDEDDEDEEQMRTLFCNNLDERVTEEILYEVFLQAGPIESARIPLDNTGRQRNFGFITYQHRSAVPYAVELYQGLELFQKKVTIRQQCLDKSKSSTPNRSNQRNPFAHDMGPPAMPLNDHVGPRHSRHSMHDNKNKFNNNDIRRQSDSAIIESNRRRMHQQHPHNSSGGSRRSDQRYSHGKKRLI, from the coding sequence ATGGATAACTTTTTGACGGCTATGCAATATTctgctgagcagcagcaaatgtgCAACGCTTTAAGAAATGCCTATGCAACATTGTCGAATGCGCATGCCGTGGATTTTATGAATGGCGCTTACCTTGGTTACGGGCCGCAAGCTGGGCCGCAATTCCAAGCATTTAATGGTGCTGCTGATGAGGAATATgacgatgatgaagatgatgaggatgaagaGCAGATGCGCACCCTGTTCTGCAATAATTTGGACGAGCGCGTTACAGAAGAGATTCTGTATGAAGTATTTCTACAAGCTGGCCCCATTGAAAGCGCACGTATTCCTTTGGATAATACTGGAAGACAACGgaattttggttttattacATATCAGCACAGAAGTGCAGTGCCGTATGCAGTAGAGCTATACCAAGGATTGGAGCTGTTCCAAAAGAAGGTCACAATTAGGCAGCAGTGTCTGGATAAATCAAAATCATCTACACCCAACCGGAGTAACCAACGCAATCCGTTCGCCCACGACATGGGTCCTCCTGCAATGCCATTAAATGACCATGTCGGTCCGAGGCATTCTCGTCACAGCATGCatgataacaaaaacaaatttaataataatgatataagACGACAATCCGATAGTGCAATTATAGAGAGCAATCGACGTAGAATGCATCAACAACATCCGCATAACAGCAGTGGAGGTAGTCGAAGATCTGATCAACGCTATAGTCATGGCAAGAAAAGATTGATTTAA
- the LOC132798519 gene encoding uncharacterized protein LOC132798519, with protein MAEVPKIIDLHKIVEPYLQGATLESYESGYLTKPGDNYGSIMLTIKSKIKQTNGEIQDFPLIAKLPPLTNDLYWQIFQPERTCITENSVYKYLSPELKKLQLEAGVLPADAFDGFPRYYGSRISLNPDTPKVDRDAVLVQENVTKSGYRPGNRHKPYDLEHTVLILHYLAQYHALPLALRLKKPKVYDQFVRPYFKKFNMNDNMEADLKNVLNEEALADIKEILKDNDRDIQRVQELQDLNEKFQSSEDVQDGLWTSIAHMDAWINNIMVKYDENEVPAKLKIVDFQIAQYESVVHDIIFLLLSSVDTPVLEENYYNFLKIYYDAFIKSLRSVHVDTSEYSYEGFLDEVKRVAHIEIPHALFMTKVVLAENDTLPDDYKDVDLTVLTKNRGVGKIMDKIRDILRLSKKFGIFY; from the exons ATGGCTGAGGTCCCGAAAATCATCGATTTACATAAAATTGTTGAACCTTATTTACAAGGTGCTACACTTGAGTCTTATGAAAGTGGCTATCTAACAAAACCTGGCGATAATTATGGCAGTATCATGCTGAccataaaatcaaaaataaagcaaactaATGGTGAAATTCAAGATTTCCCACTGATAGCGAAATTGCCGCCTCTTACCAATGATTTGTATTGGCAGATCTTCCAGCCAGAACGTACATGTATCACTGAAAATTCAGTTTACAAGTATTTGTCTCCAGAGCTTAAGAAGCTTCAACTGGAGGCTGGTGTACTGCCTGCTGATGCATTCGATGGCTTTCCGCGTTACTATGGCTCCCGCATCTCACTTAATCCGGATACCCCCAAGGTCGATCGAGATGCAGTTTTAGTACAAGAAAATGTCACTAAAAGCGGTTACAGACCTGGTAATAGGCATAAGCCGTATGATCTAGAGCACACTGTCCTTATTTTGCATTATCTGGCACAATATCATGCTTTGCCACTAGCATTGCGTCTAAAGAAACCAAAAGTATATGATCAATTTGTGCGGCcgtatttcaaaaaatttaacaTGAACGACAATATGGAAGCAGACCTAAAGAATGTATTAAACGAAGAAGCTTTAGCAGACATTAAAGAGATCTTAAAGGACAACGATCGTGACATTCAGCGCGTTCAGGAGCTGCAGGATTTGAACGAAAAATTTCAATCTTCAGAAGATGTACAAGATGGACTCTGGACTTCTATAG CTCATATGGACGCTTGGATAAATAACATTATGGTTAAATATG ATGAAAATGAAGTTCCTGCTAAGCTAAAAATTGTCGACTTTCAAATTGCCCAGTATGAATCAGTTGTGCACGATATCATCTTTTTGCTTCTGTCGAGCGTAG ACACACCAGTACTGGAGgaaaattattacaattttctaAAGATATACTACGATGCTTTCATAAAATCACTGCGTAGTGTTCATGTAGATACAAGTGAATATAGTTATGAAGG ATTTCTCGATGAAGTTAAACGTGTGGCTCATATTGAAATCCCACATGCTCTGTTTATGACCAAAGTTGTTTTGGCTGAAAACGATACGTTACCCGACGACTATAAAGATGTGGATTTGACTGTCTTAACCAAAAATAGAGGAGTTGGAAAGATCATGGATAAGATTAGGGACATTTTGCGTTTGTCCAAAAAGTTTGGAATATTTTACTAA
- the LOC132798520 gene encoding uncharacterized protein LOC132798520 isoform X1, translating into MEILPEIQELSQVIEPSLRGDSLFRYDVTNLTQPGDNYGSVLISIRAHLQRPGGELYFKRFVAKVPPTDEKYWRFIQPERTCLVENAIYKILAPALTVLQYEAGIPKDKHFDGFADFLGSRISLIPNAKAVDKDAILILEDLRDSNYIPSQRMNPFDLPHAELALKYMAQFHALSISLRLKKPEIFEKEVRPSFGKFDWHAAAPESKATMIAETLQDIREATNNDELMVERIEQLSSEFFSFLAAPTNENNPFNSIIHSDFWAMNLMFRHDSFGEPTKLKIIDFQTAQYDSIIHDLISFLLTSISTNVLEDKYQQLLHVYHDSFICTLIAVGANTSAYSFEAFLTELSRIAYIQVPHAIFMTRFILADDTTSTSQQDLDLSQILKNTNSKHVHWKLAEILRLAQKFNIL; encoded by the exons ATGGAAATTCTTCCAGAAATACAAGAGCTAAGTCAGGTGATTGAACCATCACTACGTGGCGACAGCCTCTTTCGCTACGATGTGACCAACTTGACGCAACCAGGTGATAATTACGGAAGTGTTCTGATATCTATAAGAGCTCACCTGCAGCGACCTGGCGGGGAATTATATTTCAAGCGTTTCGTGGCCAAAGTCCCTCCAACCGACGAAAAGTATTGGCGATTCATTCAACCAGAGCGCACATGCCTTGTTGAGAATgctatttacaaaatattggCCCCAGCTCTGACCGTTTTACAATATGAAGCAGGTATTCCTAAAGATAAACACTTTGACGGGTTCGCCGACTTCTTAGGCTCGCGAATCTCATTAATACCTAACGCCAAGGCAGTAGACAAGGACGCCATTTTGATTTTAGAAGACCTGCGAGATAGCAATTATATTCCAAGTCAAAGAATGAATCCTTTTGACCTACCTCACGCAGAATTAGCGCTGAAATATATGGCGCAATTTCACGCGTTGTCAATCTCATTGCGATTAAAAAAACCAGAGATATTTGAGAAGGAAGTAAGACCATCATTTGGAAAGTTCGATTGGCATGCAGCGGCACCAGAATCAAAGGCAACGATGATTGCTGAAACATTACAAGATATAAGAGAAGCAACTAACAATGATGAACTAATGGTGGAGCGTATCGAGCAGTTATCAAGCGAATTCTTCAGTTTCTTAGCAGCACCAACTAATGAAAATAATCCCTTTAATAGCATTATTCATTCCGATTTCTGGGCAATGAACCTCATGTTCAGACATG ATTCGTTTGGCGAACCtacgaaattaaaaataatcgaCTTCCAAACGGCACAATATGATTCTATAATTCATGACTTGATATCATTTTTGCTAACAAGCATTTCAACCAATGTATTGGAAGATAAATACCAGCAATTGTTACATGTCTACCACGACAGTTTTATTTGTACTCTTATAGCAGTAGGTGCAAATACATCAGCATATAGTTTCGAAGC ATTCCTTACTGAGCTAAGCCGTATAGCCTACATTCAAGTACCACACGCTATATTCATGACCCGATTCATTCTGGCCGATGATACTACTTCCACAAGTCAACAAGACCTAGATCTATCTCAGATACTGAAGAATACGAACTCGAAGCATGTGCATTGGAAACTTGCCGAAATTTTGCGATTagcacaaaaatttaatattctctAA
- the LOC132798520 gene encoding uncharacterized protein LOC132798520 isoform X2 has product MEILPEIQELSQVIEPSLRGDSLFRYDVTNLTQPGDNYGSVLISIRAHLQRPGGELYFKRFVAKVPPTDEKYWRFIQPERTCLVENAIYKILAPALTVLQYEAGIPKDKHFDGFADFLGSRISLIPNAKAVDKDAILILEDLRDSNYIPSQRMNPFDLPHAELALKYMAQFHALSISLRLKKPEIFEKEVRPSFGKFDWHAAAPESKATMIAETLQDIREATNNDELMVERIEQLSSEFFSFLAAPTNENNPFNSIIHSDFWAMNLMFRHDSLLS; this is encoded by the exons ATGGAAATTCTTCCAGAAATACAAGAGCTAAGTCAGGTGATTGAACCATCACTACGTGGCGACAGCCTCTTTCGCTACGATGTGACCAACTTGACGCAACCAGGTGATAATTACGGAAGTGTTCTGATATCTATAAGAGCTCACCTGCAGCGACCTGGCGGGGAATTATATTTCAAGCGTTTCGTGGCCAAAGTCCCTCCAACCGACGAAAAGTATTGGCGATTCATTCAACCAGAGCGCACATGCCTTGTTGAGAATgctatttacaaaatattggCCCCAGCTCTGACCGTTTTACAATATGAAGCAGGTATTCCTAAAGATAAACACTTTGACGGGTTCGCCGACTTCTTAGGCTCGCGAATCTCATTAATACCTAACGCCAAGGCAGTAGACAAGGACGCCATTTTGATTTTAGAAGACCTGCGAGATAGCAATTATATTCCAAGTCAAAGAATGAATCCTTTTGACCTACCTCACGCAGAATTAGCGCTGAAATATATGGCGCAATTTCACGCGTTGTCAATCTCATTGCGATTAAAAAAACCAGAGATATTTGAGAAGGAAGTAAGACCATCATTTGGAAAGTTCGATTGGCATGCAGCGGCACCAGAATCAAAGGCAACGATGATTGCTGAAACATTACAAGATATAAGAGAAGCAACTAACAATGATGAACTAATGGTGGAGCGTATCGAGCAGTTATCAAGCGAATTCTTCAGTTTCTTAGCAGCACCAACTAATGAAAATAATCCCTTTAATAGCATTATTCATTCCGATTTCTGGGCAATGAACCTCATGTTCAGACATG ATTCCTTACTGAGCTAA